The window CCGCGGCGCCAAGGCTCTGAAAAATACCCTGGATTACTACGTCCTGCGGAACGGCGCCGGTTACTAGTATAGTGTATTACAAATGTCTTTACAGTTCTGTCATTCCGGACTTGATCCGGAATCCATGTCTATCCCCTGGATTCCAGCCTTCGCTGGAATGACAGCAACTTCCTTGATACGGCAAGATATATAAGAGACACTACACTAGCATCCTGTAAAGTTAATCACAATTCAATCGGTAACCGGGATTCGCCCATTAATCATTTTGTCATTCCGCACCCTGGCCTGTCGCCTGGACAGGCTTGATGCGGAATCCATGTGGGGTGAGGGAGACTCCCCCTGGAGTTTACCCTATAATTGATGCGGGGCGGGAATGGCATCTTATTTACCTGGCGCAGCGCCAGCCGAAAAACTAAACTTCCCCGGAATAGCCTTAAAGGTTCATGAGGCGGTCCGGAAAGCCGGTTATCTGCCTGGCTTCTACTGGAGCTGTATGATTCGAGCCTCAGCTTTACCGGAGTCGATCTCCAGCAGACCTACCGTACCCAGTTCGTTTTTATAGTTGGGGAAAGTGGCGCTGCCGGGGCTGACCAGTAGCAGTCCGTTCTTTCTTTGCAGTGAGGGAGAGTGGGTATGACCGAAGACGATGACTTGAGGAGAATGGTTTTCGTTTTTTGAAGCTTCCTGGGGAAAAGGCACTGTAGCCCAGAGCTTATCGTGCATCAGCCGGATAGTAACGCCATCAATATTAATGACCTGGTTCCACTTTACACGAGGGTCATTCTTTATAGAGAAAGGGTCATCGTCACCCTCAGCGGCCAGTACCGGAGCAATAAGCTCCAGTTCGTCCAGGACGGAAGGAAGATAAATATCCCCGGCGTGTAAAATCAGCTCGACGCCACGAAAGACCTCCTCTAATTTAGGAGGGAGTGCCCTGACATGATCGGGTATGTGAGTATCCGAGATTAGTCCAATAAGCATCGTGTTATCCTTACCATACCTGAACTGAATTGTTTTGTCAATTTTTGATATTCGATGAAACGATGACAGATTGGTTTTTTCTTGCGGTAAGTCGTGCAGAAGTCAGGAGATTTATGTTATATTGTGACTAAATATTTTGCAGCGGGATAAGATGATAAAAAGAACTCTATATATATTAACGGTGATAATACTGGTAAGCAGCTTGCTGCTATTTTATTTACCCAGCGGCTGTCAGTTCGGGCAGATAGCCGCGCCGGTATCTCCCGGTGAAGGGGAGGTACTCAATCTTTATGGCATTGACCCGAACACGCTTGATCCGGCGGTTGCCGGTGAAGCGAACTCTCACCGCTATATCATGCAGTTGTTCAGCGGTCTGGTACGTCTTGATGATAACCTGGAACCGGCCCCGGATATCGCTCGGGAGTGGCGGGTCAGTGATGACGGCAGGACTTTTACGTTCGAGCTAAGGCGTGGTGTCAGGTTCCATGACGGCAGGGAAGTTAAAGCCGGAGATTTTGAGTATGCCTGGCGGCGTGCCGCTGACCCGGCTACAGGCTCACTGACAGCCGCCACTTACCTCGGGGATATTGTTGGCGTAAGTGATGTCCTGTCCGGCAAAAGCCAGGACATCAGCGGCGTTCGTGTTCTTGATGATTATACTCTTCAGGTAACAATAGATGCTCCCAAGTCTTATTTCCTGTCCAAGCTGACCTATGTCACGGCGTTCGTGGTGGACAGGAACAATGTGGCATCGGGGAGCAAGTGGTGGCAGCAGCCGAACGGTACCGGTCCCTTTAAGCTTAAACAGTGGGAGGAGAATAGTTTATTTGTCCTGGAGAGGAACGGGCTTTATTACGGACAGACGGCCAGGGTCAGTTCAGTAGTCTTTCACCTGTGGAGCGGTGTGCCGATGAACCTTTATGAGACCGGGGAGATTGATGTCACTGAAGTTGGTATTGACTACATTGATAAGGTTAGCGATGAGGCCGGGCCGTTCTACGATGACCTGGTCATAGTCCCTGAGTTGAGCTTCTCTTATGTTGGTTTCAACGCGACCAGGCCGCCCTTTGATGATGCCAAAATCCGCCAGGCTTTCTCGATGGCTATAGATAAGGAAAAACTCGTCTCTCTGGTGTTCCGGGATATGATGCAGCCGGCTGATGGCATCCTGCCTCCCGGTATGCCCGGCTTCAATGAGAGCTTACGGGGGCTGGATTATGATGTGAACCGGGCGCAGCAGCTAATCAGGGAATCCAGCTATGGGGACGTATCTAAACTGCCCCAGATTACCATTACCACCGGGGGCTGGGGTGGCTTGATTTCCCAGGGACTGGAAGCTATCGTTTATCAGTGGCGGCAGAACTTGGGGGTTGAGGTCAAGGTGAGACAGATGGAACCGCAGAGGTTCTTTTACTTCCTCAAGGAAGAGAAGGATGAGATGTTTGACCTGGGCTGGATTGCCGACTACCCGCACCCGCAGGACTTTCTGGACGTTCTCTTTCGCAGTGGGGCTGAGAACAATTACGGCGAGTACCGTAACCCTGAAGTGGACGCCTTGCTGGATGATGCCAACGTGGAACTGGACGAAGCTTTGAGCCTGACCCTGTACCGGCAGGCTGAACAGAAGCTGGTTGAGGATGCCGCCTCTTTGCCGTTATGGTTCGGGCAAAACTATATCCTGGTCAAACCTTATGTTGAAGGGTACCGGGTGAACCCCATGGGTTTTGTGATGCTGAATGAGGTCTCGGTCAAGCCTCACTAGTCGGGGAGATATGATTGGTTCTCCGGCATGACTATAAGATGGAAGCCCATCCCACTGTCCCCCTTCCCAACGGGAAGAGGGGAGTTACCTAAAAGAGAGGGGACTTTGCCCCCTCTCTTTAAATCTCTTCCCCTTCTCCTGGCAGGAGAAGGGGATAAAGGGGATGAGGTTATTCGATTAGCTGGCAGACTGAAAGGAGACCGGATTAATGACATATGTAGTTTACATAACGAGAAAAGTATTTCCGGAAGCGCTGGATATCATCGGCAGAGTTGCCGAGGTAAAGCTGTGGGAGAGCGATGCCGCGATACCCTATGAGACGCTGCTGGAGCAGGTCAAGAATATCGACGGGCTGCTCTGCATGCTCTCGGACAGGGTGGATGCTGGCGTTCTGGATGCGGCCCCGCGCCTCAAAGTGGTGGCCAACTATGCCGTTGGTTTTGATAATATCGACGTGGCTAAGGCCACGG of the Dehalococcoidales bacterium genome contains:
- a CDS encoding peptide ABC transporter substrate-binding protein; amino-acid sequence: MIKRTLYILTVIILVSSLLLFYLPSGCQFGQIAAPVSPGEGEVLNLYGIDPNTLDPAVAGEANSHRYIMQLFSGLVRLDDNLEPAPDIAREWRVSDDGRTFTFELRRGVRFHDGREVKAGDFEYAWRRAADPATGSLTAATYLGDIVGVSDVLSGKSQDISGVRVLDDYTLQVTIDAPKSYFLSKLTYVTAFVVDRNNVASGSKWWQQPNGTGPFKLKQWEENSLFVLERNGLYYGQTARVSSVVFHLWSGVPMNLYETGEIDVTEVGIDYIDKVSDEAGPFYDDLVIVPELSFSYVGFNATRPPFDDAKIRQAFSMAIDKEKLVSLVFRDMMQPADGILPPGMPGFNESLRGLDYDVNRAQQLIRESSYGDVSKLPQITITTGGWGGLISQGLEAIVYQWRQNLGVEVKVRQMEPQRFFYFLKEEKDEMFDLGWIADYPHPQDFLDVLFRSGAENNYGEYRNPEVDALLDDANVELDEALSLTLYRQAEQKLVEDAASLPLWFGQNYILVKPYVEGYRVNPMGFVMLNEVSVKPH
- a CDS encoding YfcE family phosphodiesterase, coding for MLIGLISDTHIPDHVRALPPKLEEVFRGVELILHAGDIYLPSVLDELELIAPVLAAEGDDDPFSIKNDPRVKWNQVINIDGVTIRLMHDKLWATVPFPQEASKNENHSPQVIVFGHTHSPSLQRKNGLLLVSPGSATFPNYKNELGTVGLLEIDSGKAEARIIQLQ